AAGATATCCAGAACGAGGTCTGTgcactagtacactctttgtcctcaccagTAAGACAGTTCAGTGCAAGCAGCCATTTACTCTTTCCTGTCCCTGGAGGATTCTGCAGCGGCTGCAGTTAAGCTTTGGTGGGTATTGGAAAACCGCTCAAAGGGCTTGCTAGAACCTTGCGGAGACAATCTTCATGCATCCCTGTGTCTCCGCGCTTATTACTGTGGGGCGCCTGCCCTGTCGTTTACATTCTCTCCACTAGGAGGTGACAGAGGCCAGGACTTGAACTCGGATCGGGAGGGCAACCATGCAGCAAACACACTTTCAGACACTTtcacgcacacacgtacacttGCATAAGAGCCGCAGCAAAAATGTAACAGAAGTGCAGTTTTCTATGGGTCTGAGACAGCCCTGTTTGATTCTAGGGACCGGGTCTCTTCCCGAGCCAGGAAGCGGTAGCCGACTGAGTCCCGACTGAACTGAAGAAGGCCACTCGTCAGGGGGAATCTGGATCAGAACCTCTGGACGGTGGGCTCCGTCTCCTTCTTCTTGCGGTAGCAGCAGGAGCAGTAGTTGCCCGTCTCGGGGTGTCCGTAGAAGTCGCAGCTGGGGGTCCGACAGTGGCCGGACGGCATGCCAGGTAGAGCGCCCACGCTGCCCAGGGAGTAGTGGCGCACCGGCGGGAGCCCGCTACCGGGCTCCAGGAAGCCGTTGGAGGGGTGACACCTGGGGTAGTCGGGCGGGATGAGCTCGGGCGGGTACGAGGGTGCCACGGGGGCCGGAATAAGGGGAGCGGGGCCTTGGGAGGTATTACACTGAGCGTTGGGGGTGTTAAGGGCGCCTCCCTGTACCGTGGAGCAGTGCCTCGGAAGGGTGGCGTACGACGGGTAGGAGGCCGCGGAAGAGCCGCCGGCCAACTGACGCCGAGTTTCCGTGTAGTGCACGTGGAGGGGCACCGAAGAGGGCGGCTGATCTGTCAGGGAGGGCCGCGGGATGGGCACCACGCCAGAGTACATGGACGGGCTAAGGAGGGTGGTGTTGAGCTGGTTGAATGTGGGCGCCGGGTTCTGAGCGAGCTCAACGGCTCCCGCCGCTGCCCCATTTTTGGGCGGCGCGACGGCGTAAGCGACACCCTTGCGCTCGGCCTCGCGCCGCTGCTCCTGCTCGGCCCGGTAGCGCTCCTCCACCTCGGTGAAGTAGCGCCGGATCCTCTGCTCCCGCAGCGGGTGCTGGTTGTCGGTGGTCAGCATGCCGGCGAACACGAACTTCCTCTCGCCTTGCATGGCCGCCTTCATGATGCCGAGGCTGACCTTGACGTCGGCGCTGTACTTGTACACCTCGCCCTCcgtgccgctgctgctgctcacGCTGCCGCCTGTCCCGTTGAGACGCTCGCTGCCCGAAGAGGGCGAGCCCTTGCCGGAGTCCTCAGACACGTGGGGTGAAGAAGGGGAGCCCTCCTTGGCATCCTTCTCAGCTCGGAACGAGCCCTTCTTTTTGATCCCGCTCTCCTTCTTGCCGTGTCCGGCGCCCCCGTTCTTGCCCGTCATGAGACCGCCCACGTTCCTCTTCAGCTTGCTGCCCAGTGTCTTGCCGAAGCTGCCCAGCTTGTTGGCCACCGACTCGGCCCTCTTTTTATCCTTCTCTTTCTTGGCTTTGTTCTTTTGACCCGTCGCGGGCGCGGCGCTCGCCGCCGGCGCGCCGCTCTCCGCCGAGCCGCCGTTGGATGACGTGGACGAGGTAGATGAGTTGTTCTTGGCCGGGTGTCCGCAACCGTTGACCGTGGGTCCCGCGGGGGCGGCGTCTCCGTTGCCGTTGGAGCTGCTGCTGACCGACTCCTTGTCCGACTCGCCGGAGTCCGGAGGCGTACGGGCGTCCTCTCCGGCAGACGCGGTGGGCGACTCGGGCTGGGCCAGTGGCGCTTGCTGGAAGGAGAGCAAATGCAGGTTAGTGGACTAGGTGGGGGAATAAGGGTgaagtggtgggaagtaaccaagtacaaatacttggttACTGGCACAGTTCTGCTCCGTTGTTAACCAGTGTACTGCTCCCCcactgtttttttcctcctatcTGTTTGGTGTTTTGCTGTAACAACATCTCAGTACGAGTTTCCCTGTCTCGTGACCTGGGGATTCCAGAGCATTATGACACTTATCTGTCCAGGGCCCTGAACCACTACCAAACCTGCACAGACTCTTTATCCGAACTGCAAAGCTACTAACCCGTTTGCTTTGGGACCTGTTGAAGACAATATTAGAATATTAGTTGTTACCAACTATTCCTGTGGTTTGGCGGACTGCGTTTGAGTTCTACACGCACCTGTTACAGTTACTGTACATGTCGATTTTTCAAGTATCTCCACTAAGACCGGACTGTGTAAAATGTGCCTGCGGACATCCTTACCTCGCAGGGCAGCGGCAGCCAGTTGACGGTCATGTAGCTGTGCAACATCTGGAGCTTTGCCTCCAATGACAAAGCCAcgctaagaagaagaagatttgtCACTGTTATTACATTCTACGGAATTGCTAGTgctgtcctaactaagccttgttgcacaAACTGATGAAGCCCGCTCGGATGAGAAGCCAAACGTCTAAggcaaccagaacagtccagttgccatcGATTCTGATGAATTGTGTGTCAAGACACTTGCTAAGAATCGTTTCAGCTCCAAAAGGAAGTATTAAATCATCTGTAATGGACAACAAGTGTGCTCTCAGGCAAAGGAAGATAAAGCCTGAGGTTATTTACCAAGCTACTAGTTTCTCTGCTCCATTCATAGAAACTACTTAGAGCTAATCTGGTGAGCGAGTAGCGCTAATCTGGAGTCGGCGATCAATCCCTAAATAGGGACACACTACGGCCTTATGCACTGGAAAGTTtcgaggtgttttttttatctgattatTTTCAACGCTCAACTGGTGAGGGAAgggtttttgtattcaaattcCAAACATTTCATtgctttagtttttttgtaggCCTAGTGGGGGGCTAACGGAACATGTATTCCAATTCTGATTTGTTTCGTACGGAACATACGCTACAATAGTGGAAGTCATATTTTATTAACAGGATTTCAAGGTTAGttgataacaacaacaatgataTTAATAATGCGAGTACCTCCCAAGCATGGTGTTGTCGGTGTCGTCCTTGCCCCACTCCCAGTCTTTTCCTGGATCCACGGCAAAGTGCAGAGGAAGCATTTTGTGCTCAGAGTCGGTGAGCGGGATCACCACTGGAACGCAAAAACccagtacaaatacttcattactttttctgtaatctgtatttatttttctttgactgAATCGGTGCGTCCGCTTTTAGCAGTACTCGAGCAGACGGAGCGTGAAAATGAAGCACCTTGCTCGTCGGAGCCGTCCTTCTGCTCCATGGGCACCAGCGCCGAGAAGTGAGCCTGGTCGTAGGCCAGCACCAGCGGAGAGCGGTGGCACTGGGTGGACGCCACCTCCAGTGGCAGGTAGATGCCCCCGAACGGGATGGGGGCAAAGGCTGTGGCGGGACAAACAAGGACGTGGCTAAACAGCCTACAAACTGGCCACagcattaactcattcactgccagccttcccagttaacatggatatttgacttctaaagccgtcaatggcagtgaatgtgttaagtacACCTGCCCGACTAATACAATCACTGGATGGAAAAACGTGGCGAGGTGGCAGTGGTTGACTTCATTTTACACGTGTATGATGGTTAAAAACGGTAGAATGCTACAAATGAGTGACGGGTGACACCCCTCTCTTACTAACATTACCTTAAATTTGAATAGGATAAGGTTGgactaatttttattttttttatttctacgACGGTTAAAAATGGTAGAATGCTGCAAATGGAGATCTGTGACGAGGACCCCGTTTCACCATTTAAGACTGATGTTTTTGGCTTACATTTTAATATGATAAGGCTTACGTTATTTTTGACACTTTCATGATTATAAATAGTGTAATGTTACAAATCGAGAACTGTGAGGCCCCCTCTCTTTCCATTTAAGACCGACGTTCCCTGAAGTTTTAATATAACAAGGcgtacattgttttgtttttttattttatgatggTAAAAAAATGGTGGCATAAACTGCCAACAGAAGAGAAGACGGCCCCAagtgttcatgtttttaaatcccAGTAAAAACGATTCTTTTCTCTCATGCTTACGTTTGAGCCCTTTTAAAGCATTttcatattcttttaaaatcttttaCTTGCACTCTAGGTTCATTTAATCATTtcagtctgttttttgtttcaaaatgtcttttggtcttttttaaaatgcttttaaatgttgtacttttaaccaggtaaagcacattgagttgaaATATGCTATATACATAAAGCCTTGCGTTGGCGAGAACGGTAGAAATCGAGACGTGATGCCCCTCTCTCGCCGTTTAGGACTGACATGACCTAATGTCTTAATATGATAAAGCTTATTTTGCCTACAATTTTATAGCCATCCAAAAATGTTAGTCATGTTTTATGACAGTGGCGTAGCAAAATATGAGCACATCTTTGAAAGTTGTTTTCCCCGCCTTTTGCGTGGCCAAACGTTACGAGCGCAAACATCTCACCCTCTCCTCCGGAGTCCCTCAGCATGGTGTCGGCCACCACCACGATGGGCCGCTTGAGGACGTGCGCCAGGACGAACACGTGGAACTCCTCCAGGCTCTCGTACACGGGCTCGTCCGACGACTCCCCCCTGGAGGCGACGGCGGGCTTTAGCGTCGGGCGGGCCGCAGACGTACGGATCGACGGCCGTCCTCGTGGCCGCTCGCTCACCTGTTGTTGGCGTGGCTGCTGTAGTTGACTCGGGGCTCGCTGGAGGCCAGTTTCAGGAGCTCGTTCCACTCCTTTTGCCACTCCTCCTCGCTGTAGACCAGGCCCGACTGCAAAAGAAACGCGCACGTTCACGGCATCGATCCCCGACACTCATCAACCCCGTCACTGGCGGAGATCCCCATGCCGCCGGCCGTTTGAAAGCATTCTGCCTCGTATATTTTTCAACAGAATATTTTGCTTTGGGACAACAAGCTccgaacctaccaaaagaagaAGTATATTCTCCTCTTTCACCAAAGAGGAAAGAAAACGTTTGGTTCtagctttttccattctttactACTCAGCAATAGAACAAGGTTTGATTTCAACAAAAACACTgaccaaaaagcagagaaaaagaGCTTTTTTGACTTTCATGCtatttttgtgcttttgtgAGCCCTCAAGAGTCCAGAGGGGGAAGtaagtcatatactgtatgtgcaagtcACGAGTATCAACCTGGGTCtcctcttccacgcctacccATTGAAAAATGGACTCGATGATTAGTGTATATACGTCGCTGGGATTCCTGTAGACAAATATTGGGAAAAGTACACGGCAGTGAAGGAGTTAATGTCCTCTGTGACTCATTCACTCAAATGTGCTGTTAGAAGGAGTCCTAGTTTCCTGCccccaaaaaccaaaacaaaaaagcggctatatttttgtaaaggcagccGTCCAACGGTAATGTGAGTAGTAGACGTCCATATCTACGTTCACAGATAAGATCAAACTTTGCGGGAACAAACACAAAGTCAAACACGTGTGAGCGGGCAGCTTGCCACAATAAAGACCTGCTCAACCTGCAGCGCAAactttttatcatttttgtgGTGGCGGGCGTTAGGAGGCCTTTAAAATGGAAATGAGACAACGTTTTCAAAGTCAATAATTACCTGCTGCTGCGACGCCACAAGCCAACTGAAGAAGCACAAAAGGCACGGCACGCACAGGCTAAATTCACTTTAGCCTGTCATTTGACTCAAAGGCCACCCTTAAAAATACGATTTAAAATCATAACCTCTTATAATTAAATAatccattgtaaaaaaaaaaaaaaaaaaacaacatttaaaacggGCTCCATTTTTGGAATTTTCATATACTACTTTTGCTACTTTATTCCATTATCTTTctgctgggttttttttaaagtctcatttttacaagaaaagttGTTACATTACAGGTataaaggtttatttatttgagaAAATGCCCTCACATTTTATAATGTTAAGAAGAAGCGGTTAGtggaataaagtcaaaatgtgtggcaatacattttgtatttttaatggagAAATAGTCACATTGTTGGGTGGCATTTTTGACagcaaaatgaaataataaaaaaaaaaagtcacaaagttAGTGGCATAAAATTGGGAAAGATAGTGATGCTAAGGGAATAAATTTGTGGTCTTTAGAAAGtcattttttcatattaaaaaaaaaagttagagaaAAAAGGTCAAAGTCAGTGGAATAAATTTGTTTGCCACAAAAATTGCAATGTTAGGGGAATTAAGTCTTATGTTTAGAAAGACTCAtttagggattttttttcagtcagaaTGGTGGgggaataaagttgcatttttgcaAGAACATTTAGCATTAGTggaataaagtcagatttttggggggtgaacGTTAGTGgcacaaagttgtatttttgcagaaaaaaaacgaagactcagggaataataaaaaaaaaaacatttctgagaAAGTTGTTACTTCTTCCCCAGatataaaatgttacatttttattaagaaaaaaaaaagttaaaatgagtGGAAACAGTAgatttgcaaaagaaaaactgcaatataatgttttttttgtagttttggaaaaattcattttagggaaatatattttggggaaaaagaatGGTATTGGAATCAAGTATTTTTGCAGGAAAAAGTCACGCA
The genomic region above belongs to Phyllopteryx taeniolatus isolate TA_2022b chromosome 6, UOR_Ptae_1.2, whole genome shotgun sequence and contains:
- the otud7b gene encoding OTU domain-containing protein 7B isoform X2, with amino-acid sequence MTVDMDTVLSHFVQSTGAEPGLARDLLEGKNWDLNAALSDFEQLRQVHAGNLMYSFTQERTYLPPEKEMARLGRLALQRQDDVTQAAEKRQPRGVPARAASPVVASLTRTYASGPAGGSDEQLLNTPEFTFQLPDLSMYQDDFRVNERDLIEKSMMVALEHAGRLNWWTKVVPNCQSLLPLTTTGDGNCLLHAASLGMWGCHDRDLSLRKALREQMDHGAEQNALKHRWRWQLTQQNKESGLVYSEEEWQKEWNELLKLASSEPRVNYSSHANNRGESSDEPVYESLEEFHVFVLAHVLKRPIVVVADTMLRDSGGEAFAPIPFGGIYLPLEVASTQCHRSPLVLAYDQAHFSALVPMEQKDGSDEQVVIPLTDSEHKMLPLHFAVDPGKDWEWGKDDTDNTMLGSVALSLEAKLQMLHSYMTVNWLPLPCEQAPLAQPESPTASAGEDARTPPDSGESDKESVSSSSNGNGDAAPAGPTVNGCGHPAKNNSSTSSTSSNGGSAESGAPAASAAPATGQKNKAKKEKDKKRAESVANKLGSFGKTLGSKLKRNVGGLMTGKNGGAGHGKKESGIKKKGSFRAEKDAKEGSPSSPHVSEDSGKGSPSSGSERLNGTGGSVSSSSGTEGEVYKYSADVKVSLGIMKAAMQGERKFVFAGMLTTDNQHPLREQRIRRYFTEVEERYRAEQEQRREAERKGVAYAVAPPKNGAAAGAVELAQNPAPTFNQLNTTLLSPSMYSGVVPIPRPSLTDQPPSSVPLHVHYTETRRQLAGGSSAASYPSYATLPRHCSTVQGGALNTPNAQCNTSQGPAPLIPAPVAPSYPPELIPPDYPRCHPSNGFLEPGSGLPPVRHYSLGSVGALPGMPSGHCRTPSCDFYGHPETGNYCSCCYRKKKETEPTVQRF
- the otud7b gene encoding OTU domain-containing protein 7B isoform X4 gives rise to the protein MYSFTQERTYLPPEKEMARLGRLALQRQDDVTQAAEKRQPRGVPARAASPVVASLTRTYASGPAGGSDEQLLNTPEFTFQLPDLSMYQDDFRVNERDLIEKSMMVALEHAGRLNWWTKVVPNCQSLLPLTTTGDGNCLLHAASLGMWGCHDRDLSLRKALREQMDHGAEQNALKHRWRWQLTQQNKESGLVYSEEEWQKEWNELLKLASSEPRVNYSSHANNRGESSDEPVYESLEEFHVFVLAHVLKRPIVVVADTMLRDSGGEAFAPIPFGGIYLPLEVASTQCHRSPLVLAYDQAHFSALVPMEQKDGSDEQVVIPLTDSEHKMLPLHFAVDPGKDWEWGKDDTDNTMLGSVALSLEAKLQMLHSYMTVNWLPLPCEQAPLAQPESPTASAGEDARTPPDSGESDKESVSSSSNGNGDAAPAGPTVNGCGHPAKNNSSTSSTSSNGGSAESGAPAASAAPATGQKNKAKKEKDKKRAESVANKLGSFGKTLGSKLKRNVGGLMTGKNGGAGHGKKESGIKKKGSFRAEKDAKEGSPSSPHVSEDSGKGSPSSGSERLNGTGGSVSSSSGTEGEVYKYSADVKVSLGIMKAAMQGERKFVFAGMLTTDNQHPLREQRIRRYFTEVEERYRAEQEQRREAERKGVAYAVAPPKNGAAAGAVELAQNPAPTFNQLNTTLLSPSMYSGVVPIPRPSLTDQPPSSVPLHVHYTETRRQLAGGSSAASYPSYATLPRHCSTVQGGALNTPNAQCNTSQGPAPLIPAPVAPSYPPELIPPDYPRCHPSNGFLEPGSGLPPVRHYSLGSVGALPGMPSGHCRTPSCDFYGHPETGNYCSCCYRKKKETEPTVQRF
- the otud7b gene encoding OTU domain-containing protein 7B isoform X3 translates to MSRWTFSHPSVFLWQVLSHFVQSTGAEPGLARDLLEGKNWDLNAALSDFEQLRQVHAGNLMYSFTQERTYLPPEKEMARLGRLALQRQDDVTQAAEKRQPRGVPARAASPVVASLTRTYASGPAGGSDEQLLNTPEFTFQLPDLSMYQDDFRVNERDLIEKSMMVALEHAGMWGCHDRDLSLRKALREQMDHGAEQNALKHRWRWQLTQQNKESGLVYSEEEWQKEWNELLKLASSEPRVNYSSHANNRGESSDEPVYESLEEFHVFVLAHVLKRPIVVVADTMLRDSGGEAFAPIPFGGIYLPLEVASTQCHRSPLVLAYDQAHFSALVPMEQKDGSDEQVVIPLTDSEHKMLPLHFAVDPGKDWEWGKDDTDNTMLGSVALSLEAKLQMLHSYMTVNWLPLPCEQAPLAQPESPTASAGEDARTPPDSGESDKESVSSSSNGNGDAAPAGPTVNGCGHPAKNNSSTSSTSSNGGSAESGAPAASAAPATGQKNKAKKEKDKKRAESVANKLGSFGKTLGSKLKRNVGGLMTGKNGGAGHGKKESGIKKKGSFRAEKDAKEGSPSSPHVSEDSGKGSPSSGSERLNGTGGSVSSSSGTEGEVYKYSADVKVSLGIMKAAMQGERKFVFAGMLTTDNQHPLREQRIRRYFTEVEERYRAEQEQRREAERKGVAYAVAPPKNGAAAGAVELAQNPAPTFNQLNTTLLSPSMYSGVVPIPRPSLTDQPPSSVPLHVHYTETRRQLAGGSSAASYPSYATLPRHCSTVQGGALNTPNAQCNTSQGPAPLIPAPVAPSYPPELIPPDYPRCHPSNGFLEPGSGLPPVRHYSLGSVGALPGMPSGHCRTPSCDFYGHPETGNYCSCCYRKKKETEPTVQRF
- the otud7b gene encoding OTU domain-containing protein 7B isoform X1, which produces MSRWTFSHPSVFLWQVLSHFVQSTGAEPGLARDLLEGKNWDLNAALSDFEQLRQVHAGNLMYSFTQERTYLPPEKEMARLGRLALQRQDDVTQAAEKRQPRGVPARAASPVVASLTRTYASGPAGGSDEQLLNTPEFTFQLPDLSMYQDDFRVNERDLIEKSMMVALEHAGRLNWWTKVVPNCQSLLPLTTTGDGNCLLHAASLGMWGCHDRDLSLRKALREQMDHGAEQNALKHRWRWQLTQQNKESGLVYSEEEWQKEWNELLKLASSEPRVNYSSHANNRGESSDEPVYESLEEFHVFVLAHVLKRPIVVVADTMLRDSGGEAFAPIPFGGIYLPLEVASTQCHRSPLVLAYDQAHFSALVPMEQKDGSDEQVVIPLTDSEHKMLPLHFAVDPGKDWEWGKDDTDNTMLGSVALSLEAKLQMLHSYMTVNWLPLPCEQAPLAQPESPTASAGEDARTPPDSGESDKESVSSSSNGNGDAAPAGPTVNGCGHPAKNNSSTSSTSSNGGSAESGAPAASAAPATGQKNKAKKEKDKKRAESVANKLGSFGKTLGSKLKRNVGGLMTGKNGGAGHGKKESGIKKKGSFRAEKDAKEGSPSSPHVSEDSGKGSPSSGSERLNGTGGSVSSSSGTEGEVYKYSADVKVSLGIMKAAMQGERKFVFAGMLTTDNQHPLREQRIRRYFTEVEERYRAEQEQRREAERKGVAYAVAPPKNGAAAGAVELAQNPAPTFNQLNTTLLSPSMYSGVVPIPRPSLTDQPPSSVPLHVHYTETRRQLAGGSSAASYPSYATLPRHCSTVQGGALNTPNAQCNTSQGPAPLIPAPVAPSYPPELIPPDYPRCHPSNGFLEPGSGLPPVRHYSLGSVGALPGMPSGHCRTPSCDFYGHPETGNYCSCCYRKKKETEPTVQRF